Below is a genomic region from Tepidiforma bonchosmolovskayae.
GCCTATGAAGTCGTCGAAGTCGCCGTCGCACCCGACGCGCAGGGCCGCGGAGTCGGCAGCGCGCTCGTCAACGCCCTCCTCGACGGCCTCACCGAGCGGACCGCCGTCCTCAGCACCCGTACTGACAGCCGCGCCCACGAACTGTACGCACGCCTCGGCTTCGAGTACCTCGCCGAAATGACCTTCACCGCCGGCGGCTGGCCGTTCTACATCATGGGCCGCCGCCTCCGCTGACCGTAACCCGCACCGGCAGTACTGTTGAGTACGTCCCCATGCCCGACGCCGAGACATTCCGCTGCATCAAATGCCGGAGCACCGTCGATACCCTCGCCTTCGGCACAACCCAGCGGAACCACTGCAACCAGTGCCTCTGGAGCCGCCATGTCGACAACTTCCCGGGTGACCGGAAGGCAGCCTGCGGCGGCCCCATGGAGCCCCTCGCCGTTTTCGTCGCCCCCGACGGCGAGTG
It encodes:
- a CDS encoding RNHCP domain-containing protein; amino-acid sequence: MPDAETFRCIKCRSTVDTLAFGTTQRNHCNQCLWSRHVDNFPGDRKAACGGPMEPLAVFVAPDGEWMLIHRCKSCGVLHENRIAGDDNLMVLMAIAARPLANPPVPLEYLP